The following is a genomic window from Amycolatopsis acidiphila.
GTCGGCATCGTGACAGCCTGCGGCTACGCCTACTCCCAGTTCCGGAAGTTCTTCTGAGAAGCGAAATCGAGGATTCAGCCGTGTCAGCGACAGACGCCGTCTCCGCTATTCCCGCGGGGAAGATGCTCAACCTACGCCGCCCGCTCATCATGGCCGGCGCGATGGGGGCGCTCGGCCTCGTCGCCACCGGCCTGCTCGGACACATCCTGATGGGCGTGTTCGGCTGCGCGGGTCTCTTGCTCGGACTGCTCAACACCCGGCTCGTGCAGCGCTCGGTATCGCGTGCGACGATCACCGAGAATCCGAGCAAGCGGGCCCTGGCTTTCTCCGCGCTCGGCAGGCTTGCGATCATCACCGTGATCGCGGTCGGCATGGCCTTCATCGTCCGGCCCGACGGCCTCGGCGTCTTCGTCGGGCTCGCCGTGTTCCAGTTCATCATCACCGCCAGCACGGCTGGAACGGTAGTGAAGGAGCTTCGCCAGTAATGTCCCAAGTTGTTCTTGCCGCCGAGGTCGAGGTCGGCCACCACTCGACAGCGGAACTGTTCGGCTGGACCTTCAACATCGACACCATCCTGGCCACGGTGATCGCCGCACTGATCGTCGTGGTGCTGGCGCTGGTGCTGCGTGCCAAGGTCACCTCCGGGGTGCCCAGCGGAATCCAGCTGGCCTGGGAGAGCGTGACCTCGTGGGTCCGCGGACAGGTGGAGAGCAGCATCGGGCTGCGCGTCGCACCGTTCGTCGTCCCGCTGGCGGTCACGCTGTTCGTCTTCGTCCTGATCGCGAACTGGCTGTCGGTCCTGCCGGCGCAGGCCGGCACCGACTTCATCCCGCCGCCCGCGTCCGACACCAACTTCACCTACGCGCTCGCGCTGCTGGTGTTCGTGTGGACCCACGTCGCAGGTGCCCGGCGCCGCGGCATCGGCGGCCACGCCAAGCAGTTGGTCAAGGGCCATGTCGCCTTCCTGGCCCCGATCAACATCATCGAAGAGATCGCCAAGCCGGTCTCGCTCTCGCTCCGGCTTTTCGGCAACGTCTTCGCGGGCACCATCCTGGTCTCGCTGATCGCGATGTTCCCCGCCTACATCCTGTGGGCGCCGAACGCGATCTGGAAATCCTTCGACCTCTTCGTCGGATTCATCCAGGCGTTCATCTTCGCGCTGCTCACGATCCTGTACTTCAGCCAGACCATGGAGAGGCATGACGAGCACTGAGACCCCTTTTGCCTAGCGAAGCCGTTCAGCCAAAGTTCACCAAGCGTTTCCAGAAAATCGGTTAGGGAGAGTCATGGCAGACATCAACACCGCGATCACGATGGCCGGGGCCATGGTCGGTGGCGGCCTGATCCTCGGTGGCGGTGCGATCGGCGCCGGTATCGGTGACGGTCTGGCAGGTAGCCAGTTCATCGCCGGCATCGCGCGTCAGCCCGAGGCGCAGGGGCGCCTGTTCACCCCGTTCTTCATCACCGTCGGTCTGGTCGAGGCGGCGTACTTCATCAACCTGGCCTTCATGGCGCTGTTCGTCTTCTCGCTGGGCAAGGGCTGATCATGTCTCGGGAGGTTCTCGCCGAGGGGAACAACTTCCTGCTCCCCAACGGCACCTTCGTCGTCGAGCTGATCATCTTCGCGATCGTGCTCGCCGTGGTGTGGAAGCTCGTGCTTCCTCCCGTGCAGAAGGCGATGCGCGAGCGGCAGGAACTGCTGCAGCGCCAGCACGACGAGAGCCAGCAGGCCGCGGAGAAGTTCGAGGCCGCGAAGGCGAAGTACGCGGAGGAGCTCGCCGAGGCGCGTGCGGAGTCGAACCGGATCCGGGACGAGGCAAGGGTCGAGGGTCAGCGGATCCTGGACGAGTACCGGAACCAGGCGCAGTCGGAGATCTCGGACGTGCTGCGGCGCGGGGAGGACGAGCTCGCCAAGCAGCGCGAGCGCGTCCTCGCCGAGCTGCGGACCGCGATCCCGGAGCTCTCGACGACGCTCGCGTCCCGGGTCGTCGGCCGTGACCTCGGTACCGCGTCCGTGAACCAGGGCACGGTCGAGGCCTTCCTGGCCGAGCTCGGTTCCGGCCGGGTCGAGAAGGCAGCCGGAAAGGGAGAATGATGGACGCCGGAAGGTATGTCGGCACGCTGGTCGCCTTCTTGCTCATCGTCGGGCTCATCTGGTGGAAGATCGTCCCGCCGCTGCGCAGGATCATGCGCGAGAAGCAGGAGACGATCCGCCGGCAGATCGAGGAGGCCAAGCGCGCTGACGAGCGGCTGGCCGAGGCGGAGCGCACGTATGCCGAGGCGGTCGCCGAGGCACGCAAGGAGGCGGCGGTGATCCGCGACGCGGCCCGCGCCGACGCGCACCGCATCGGGGAGGAGATGAGGCTTCGCGCCGAGCAGGAGGTCGAGCGGATCAAGCAGCGCGGCGAGGAGCATCTGGCCCAGCAGCACCAGCAGGTCATGCGGGAGCTGCGGATCGAGATCGGCCGGCTGTCGAGCGCGCTCGCCGAGCGGCTCGTCCGTGAGCACCTCGCCGACGACGCCAACCGAGCGGCCACTGTGGACGGTTTCCTCGACGAGCTCGAGCAGACGTCGGCACGAGCAGGTGAGCCGGCGGTCGCGACCGCCGGCGAGGGAGCGTCATGATGCAGGCGAGCAGCCGGGAGTCGCTGGCCACGGTGCGTGGCCGGCTGGAAGAGCTGACGTCGGATGCGAGCACCGCCCAGGCGCGAGAGCTCGGCAACGAGCTCTCCGCCGTCGTCGGAGTGCTGGTGGGGCAGCGGGTGCTGCTGCGCCACCTGGCCGACCCCGCCGTCGACGAGTCGGCCCGCGCCAACCTCGCGGCCGGGCTCTTCGAGGGCAAGGTCGGGGCGACGACGGTCGAGGTGCTGCGTGCCGTCGCGACCCAGCGCTGGTCCACCTCGGGCGACCTGGTCGACGCCGTGGAGCTGCTGGCGAGGCAGGCCGTGCTCACGGCCGCCGAGCGGGAGGGCACGCTCGACGAGACCGAGGACGAGTTGTTCCGGTTCGGGCGGGTGCTCGACTCGGAGAACAACCTGCGAGCCCTGCTGTCGGACTCCACGGTCCCGGCCGAGCGCAGGCTCGGCCTGCTGCACAGCGTCCTCGACGGCAAGGTCGGCCAGGACACCATGGAGCTGCTCGAGCAGGCCGTGCGCACGCCCCGCGGACGCAGTCTCGACGTCGTGGTCGGACAGCTCGCGGAGCTGGCGGCGCAACGGCGGCAGCGGACGGTGGCACTGGTGACGGCCGCGGCCCCGCTGAGCGCGGAGCAGGAGGAGCGGCTGACCCGGGTGCTGTCCCAGATCTACAACCGGACGATGTCGGTGCAGGTCGACGTGGACCCCGAGGTCCTCGGGGGCCTGGTGGTGCGGGTCGGCGACGAGGTCATCGACGGCAGCATCGCGAGCCGGCTGGAGTCCGCGACCCGGGGCCTGCCCTCGTGACGAGGGCCTGTAAGCAAAAGTTTGAAACCCACTAGAGCAGGGACGACAAGACCATGGCGGAGCTGACGATCTCCTCGGATGAGATCCGGAGCGCGATCGAGAACTACGTCTCGACCTTCTCGACCGAGACCTCGCGCGAGGAGGTCGGGACCGTCGTCGAGACCTACGACGGCATCGCGATCGTCGAGGGCTTGCCTTCGGCGATGACCCAGGAACTGCTGGAGTTCCCCGGCGGCGTGCTCGGCGTCGCCCAGAACCTCGACGAGCGCGAAATCGGCGTCGTCATCCTCGGTAACTACGAAGGCATCGAGGAGGGCCAGGAGGTCAAGCGCACGGGTCGGGTGCTGTCGGTCCCGGTGGGCGACAACTTCCTCGGCCGTGTCGTCGACCCGCTCGGCACCCCGATCGACGGTCTCGGTGACATCGACGCCGAGGAGAACCGGGTCCTGGAGCTGCAGGCGCCGTCGGTGATGCAGCGCCAGCCGGTGTCCGAGCCGCTGCAGACCGGCATCAAGGCCATCGACTCGCAGACCCCGATCGGCCGCGGCCAGCGCCAGCTGATCATCGGTGACCGCAAGACCGGCAAGACCGCGGTCTGCGTGGACACGATCCTCAACCAGAAGGCGAACTGGGACTCGGGCGACCCGGCCAAGCAGGTCCGCTGCATCTACGTCGCGATCGGCCAGAAGGGCTCCACGATCGCCTCGGTCCGCCAGGCGCTCGAGGACGCGGGTGCGCTCGAGTACACCACCATCGTCGCGGCGCCTGCCTCGGACTCCGCGGGCTTCAAGTACATCGCGCCCTACACCGGCTCGGCACTGGGCCAGCACTGGATGTACCAGGGCAAGCACGTGCTGATCGTGTTCGACGACCTGTCCAAGCAGGCCGAGGCCTACCGCGCGATCTCGCTGCTGCTGCGCCGCCCGCCGGGCCGCGAGGCCTACCCCGGCGACGTCTTCTACTTGCACTCGCGGCTGCTGGAGCGGTGCGCGAAGCTGTCGGAGGAGCTCGGCGGTGGTTCGATGACGGGTCTGCCGATCATCGAGACCAAGGCCAACGACGTGTCGGCCTACATCCCCACCAACGTCATCTCGATCACCGACGGCCAGTGCTTCCTGGAGACCGACCTGTTCAACCAGGGTGTGCGGCCGGCCATCAACGTCGGTATCTCGGTGTCCCGAGTCGGTGGTGACGCGCAGATCAAGGCGATGAAGGCCGTTGCCGGCTCGCTCCGGCTGGACCTGTCGCAATACCGCGAGCTCGAGGCGTTCGCGGCCTTCGCCTCCGACCTCGACGCGGCCTCGAAGGCGCAGCTGGCACGAGGCAGCCGGCTGGTGGAGCTGCTCAAGCAGCCGCAGTACACGCCGTTCCCGGTCGAGGAGCAGGTCGTGTCGATCTACCTGGGCACCAAGGGGCACCTCGACTCGGTGCCGGTGGAGGACGTCAGCCGGTTCGAGGCGGAGTTCCTCGACTACGTGCGCCACAACCACGAGGGCATCCTCGCCGACATCCGCGACACCCAGAAGTTCTCGGAGGAGACCGAGCAGCGCCTGGTCGACGCGGTGAACGAGTTCAAGAAGAGCTTCACCACCGCCGGTGGCGAGTCCGTGGTGAACGAAGCGCCCGCCGAGGCGATGGACGAGTCCGAAGAGCAGCGCGAGTCGGTCAAGGTCAGCCGTCCGGCTCCGGCCAAGAAGTGATCGGATAGCCGAGGATGCCAGCACAGATACGGGTACTCCGTCGCCGGATCCGCTCGACCCAGTCGATGCGGAAGATCACCAAGGCGCAGGAGCTCATCGCCACGTCCCGCATCACCCGGGCCCAGGCCCGGGTGGAGGCGGCGCGGCCGTACGCCGAGGAGATCACCAACGTGCTTCACGCGCTGGCCGATGCCGCGGGCTACGACCACCCGCTGCTCGTCCCGCGGGAGTCCCCGGTGCGGGCCGGTGTGCT
Proteins encoded in this region:
- the atpF gene encoding F0F1 ATP synthase subunit B, whose product is MDAGRYVGTLVAFLLIVGLIWWKIVPPLRRIMREKQETIRRQIEEAKRADERLAEAERTYAEAVAEARKEAAVIRDAARADAHRIGEEMRLRAEQEVERIKQRGEEHLAQQHQQVMRELRIEIGRLSSALAERLVREHLADDANRAATVDGFLDELEQTSARAGEPAVATAGEGAS
- a CDS encoding F0F1 ATP synthase subunit delta, with protein sequence MMQASSRESLATVRGRLEELTSDASTAQARELGNELSAVVGVLVGQRVLLRHLADPAVDESARANLAAGLFEGKVGATTVEVLRAVATQRWSTSGDLVDAVELLARQAVLTAAEREGTLDETEDELFRFGRVLDSENNLRALLSDSTVPAERRLGLLHSVLDGKVGQDTMELLEQAVRTPRGRSLDVVVGQLAELAAQRRQRTVALVTAAAPLSAEQEERLTRVLSQIYNRTMSVQVDVDPEVLGGLVVRVGDEVIDGSIASRLESATRGLPS
- the atpB gene encoding F0F1 ATP synthase subunit A gives rise to the protein MSQVVLAAEVEVGHHSTAELFGWTFNIDTILATVIAALIVVVLALVLRAKVTSGVPSGIQLAWESVTSWVRGQVESSIGLRVAPFVVPLAVTLFVFVLIANWLSVLPAQAGTDFIPPPASDTNFTYALALLVFVWTHVAGARRRGIGGHAKQLVKGHVAFLAPINIIEEIAKPVSLSLRLFGNVFAGTILVSLIAMFPAYILWAPNAIWKSFDLFVGFIQAFIFALLTILYFSQTMERHDEH
- a CDS encoding F0F1 ATP synthase subunit B → MSREVLAEGNNFLLPNGTFVVELIIFAIVLAVVWKLVLPPVQKAMRERQELLQRQHDESQQAAEKFEAAKAKYAEELAEARAESNRIRDEARVEGQRILDEYRNQAQSEISDVLRRGEDELAKQRERVLAELRTAIPELSTTLASRVVGRDLGTASVNQGTVEAFLAELGSGRVEKAAGKGE
- a CDS encoding ATP synthase subunit I, with translation MLNLRRPLIMAGAMGALGLVATGLLGHILMGVFGCAGLLLGLLNTRLVQRSVSRATITENPSKRALAFSALGRLAIITVIAVGMAFIVRPDGLGVFVGLAVFQFIITASTAGTVVKELRQ
- a CDS encoding F0F1 ATP synthase subunit C — encoded protein: MADINTAITMAGAMVGGGLILGGGAIGAGIGDGLAGSQFIAGIARQPEAQGRLFTPFFITVGLVEAAYFINLAFMALFVFSLGKG
- the atpA gene encoding F0F1 ATP synthase subunit alpha; translation: MAELTISSDEIRSAIENYVSTFSTETSREEVGTVVETYDGIAIVEGLPSAMTQELLEFPGGVLGVAQNLDEREIGVVILGNYEGIEEGQEVKRTGRVLSVPVGDNFLGRVVDPLGTPIDGLGDIDAEENRVLELQAPSVMQRQPVSEPLQTGIKAIDSQTPIGRGQRQLIIGDRKTGKTAVCVDTILNQKANWDSGDPAKQVRCIYVAIGQKGSTIASVRQALEDAGALEYTTIVAAPASDSAGFKYIAPYTGSALGQHWMYQGKHVLIVFDDLSKQAEAYRAISLLLRRPPGREAYPGDVFYLHSRLLERCAKLSEELGGGSMTGLPIIETKANDVSAYIPTNVISITDGQCFLETDLFNQGVRPAINVGISVSRVGGDAQIKAMKAVAGSLRLDLSQYRELEAFAAFASDLDAASKAQLARGSRLVELLKQPQYTPFPVEEQVVSIYLGTKGHLDSVPVEDVSRFEAEFLDYVRHNHEGILADIRDTQKFSEETEQRLVDAVNEFKKSFTTAGGESVVNEAPAEAMDESEEQRESVKVSRPAPAKK